gtttgttagtccaaggtgcacccacccaccaagtttgagttccagaggggcaatttgaaattttgacctttcttgacctacaggtatgacctcttaaccgtaggtatgacgaaaatgtcatcgtggaaacttttgtttgttagtccaaggtccacccacccaccaagtttgagctctataggagcaatttgaaattgtgaactttcttgacctatgtcctcttaaccgtaggtacgGTAGGTATGactaaaaggtcaccgtggaaactttttgtttgttagtccaaggtccacccacccaccaagtttgagctccataggagtaatttgaatttgttacctttcttgacctatgacctcttaaccgtaggtatgatgaaaaggtcaccgtggaaacttttgtttgttagtccaaggtccacccacccaccaagtttgagctccataggggcaatttgaaattgttacctttcttgacctatgacctcttaaccgtaggtctgacaaaaaggtcattgtggaaacttttatttgttattccaagtcccatccaccgaccaagtttgagcttcataggggcagtttgaaatttttacctttcttgacctttgacctctaaaccgttggtctgacaaataggtcaccgtggaaacttttgtttgataatccaaggtcaacacaatggcatagcTAGATTTGCcgattaaagtatttgaaattagacttcaattgaacttgaccccgtccttgacctttgacctttaaaaatataaactcgttcggtctcataccaagctgcacccacccaccaagtttgagcccagaTGACCTATGGCGGCCTCacacccaccaagtatgagctccataggcaatttgaaatttttacctttttgacctttgacctcttaaacgTAGGTCTCAaaaaaagatcaccgtggaatcttttgtttgttagtccaaggtgcacccacccaccaagtttgagttccagaggggcaatttgaaattttgacctttcttgacctatgacctcttaaccgtaggtctgacaaaaggtaaccgtggaaacttttgtgtgttagtccaaggtccacacacccaccaagtttgagctcaatgggagcaatttgaaattcacctttcttgacctacaggtatgacctcttaaccgtagggtaTGACGAAaatgtcaccgtggaaacttttgtttgttagtccaaggtccacccacccaccaagtttgagctctataggagcaatttgaaattgtgaactttcttgacctatgtcctcttaaccgtaggtatgactaaaaggtcaccgtggaaacttttgtttgttagtccaaggtccacccacccaccaagtttgagctccataggagtaatttgaatttgttacctttcttgacctatgacctcttaaccgtaggtatgatgaaaaggtcaccgtggaaacttttgtttgttagtccaaggtccacccacccaccaagtttgagctccataggggcaatttgaaattgttacctttcttgacctatgacctcttaaccgtaggtctgacaaaaaggtcattgtggaaacttttatttgttattccaagtcccatccaccgaccaagtttgagcttcataggggcagtttgaaatttttacctttcttgacctttgacctctaaaccgttggtctgacaaaaaggtcaccgtggaaacttttgtttgatagtccaaggtcaacacaatggcatggctagatttgcttattaaagtatttgaaattagacttcaattgaacttgaccccgtccttgacctttgacctttaaaaatataaactcgttcggtctcataccaagctgcacccacccaccaagtttgagcccgtatgacctacggcggcctcacattagcagtcacagacagacagacagatctacagatctacagacagagaatagcgtattattatatagatataaTAGTCATGCTGGTAGATtctaaaaacaaaaaatcatatttttcattATCAGTTTTGATcagtttttaaactatttttaaaagaaTGGTAGGAAAGAGATTTTAGCTGTCAAAGTATGATTCAAACAAACTGTCAACCTCTTGAGTGAGTCCAGTTCCCCTGCctggaaaaaaaaatgacaatttggCAATCCAGTTGCTGGGAAATTTGgtaatttggagggaaattttgcttttctggataaagatatacataagaaatggtgtgAAATCCTGCTTAGTTGGAAGGAAATTTATATCTCTTGCGATGAACATATTTTGCAAGCCTCCCAGTTCCCATCCATCTGAACTACAATGTATATCCAACCCTATGATGGACAGTGATCCTATACCAATATTGTAACCAAGAAACCTTACTGCCATATGGCTAAGGATCAAACAGGGATTTTGTGGGCATGATCTCCGGCTGGCCATACAGCAGTTTGGTTTTTGTATGGATATACTGATTATACTCTGTTACCCCTTTGCTTTTATTGCTGAAAGGTATTCTACATTTATTGTAATATTGCATTTTTGATTGTATTTTTACTCTCTACAGGACCCATCTTTCCAAACGTCAGAGTCGGCAGCAAAGCGAGCCAAACCAGGATCAAGCCATCCCAAGCCAACAGAATTTGATTTGTCCGAGATCCTTCCTGAAGAAGCAAACCAATATGATACCCTCAACAAAGTCATCGACTTTGCCTACACAGGTCGGCTCCCACTTGCCACTGATGTTGGATTCAAGCACTTCTTCGTCACAGTTGTGGCGTTACATTTTAGCGAAGCTTTACACGTTTACGAGATGTATTTCATAAATCTCTTCAAGAGAGAGCAGAGAGTGTTCCCACCGAGTGCAGCAGGTATCATCCTCACGGAGTGTCAGAAGATTCGCAAACCGATCATGTTGTCATCTTGCGCGGAATATCTGGAGAATATCGCCGATAATACGTCCAAGTATCTGCTGAAAGAGCCGCTGGAGAAGTTGCGTGATGATGCAGGCTTCATGGCATATTTGTCAGACAAGGCATTGGTGACATTTCTTGACAGAGATGATCTTGCAAAACCTGCAGAAGAGGCAAAGGtttgtgtttttggtcaaaagttGTAGCAGATAACCGAGTCCATGATAtagatataaaatatatatttcaagaattGTGCTAACAGCTACCTGGGACTCAAAATACTGTTTGATTCCGAGGgctattttaaacaaatttcatgAAAAGCAATATGTTCACTAAATAGTTTTGTGGAGGGGACACATTTTCCAAGAGGCACATGTTCTTTTAATCCCAATTTACTGAATATATATTTGCACAAAATATGCCCTATATAGACGCATCTCAAGGGTGACcgtgaaattaagtgggagatgggagccgtttggcccccagaaactctgccCTAGCCCTGGTTCTATATCAATTGTAGTTTGACcactgaccaggggacacttttctcacaaaactggctccctggatagtgaaccaaaaatattgaattcaaaACAACTAatgcttatttaactcatccagcacatctttatttttattggccccttggtaattggaaatgaCACTGGTTCCTCCAAATCTGGGTGAACCAGGGGTCACTTTTTTTTACCAAAGTGGCCCCTgcttcaagctctcttattttcacccttggcgCATCCCATGACTGAGCAAATCATAGCAACCCACAATCTTGCGTAATTTGTTCCAcaacaaaaatgtggaaaaaaaggtATATTAACCCCATGCACGGTCATCTCAGTGTTTGTTTGTGCGACTCCCCTTTCATATTTTCTTGAACATGTATGTTTAGTAAAATCATTCTGATATGTTCTGTAAAAGCATGCAAGAAAAGCACAAAAATTATTAATATGCATATTGTGCATGCATTTCCATTGTGGAAAACCCTTTTTtgggtagcaagatggcggatccatgTAGAGAGTCAAATGtacttttccatttgaaatccacactacccctgtggaagattttttaaatgttccacagaggcagtatgaatttcaaatagaattaacacataaggcagctccatttgaaactcaccctccttctGTCGGAAGatgcaggttgaatctttctcagagggtgtatgaaattcaaatggagctgcct
Above is a window of Amphiura filiformis chromosome 7, Afil_fr2py, whole genome shotgun sequence DNA encoding:
- the LOC140157976 gene encoding uncharacterized protein — protein: MSLQWRIEGPGDNPLFKPLGVKHIRAKKGSTLRDSDFVGPRSSTRRNNSKTDIVLKFGGKTFQAHKHVLQKASELFKKDPSFQTSESAAKRAKPGSSHPKPTEFDLSEILPEEANQYDTLNKVIDFAYTGRLPLATDVGFKHFFVTVVALHFSEALHVYEMYFINLFKREQRVFPPSAAGIILTECQKIRKPIMLSSCAEYLENIADNTSKYLLKEPLEKLRDDAGFMAYLSDKALVTFLDRDDLAKPAEEAKVCVFGQKL